The following proteins are co-located in the Pontiella desulfatans genome:
- the trpB gene encoding tryptophan synthase subunit beta, which translates to MKPTQPDSHGHFGAYGGMFVPETLMEPLNELTRVYKMVRKDPEFKKELQYYLREYVGRPTPLYFAERMTEQLGTAKIYLKREDLCHTGAHKINNSMGQILLAKRMGKKRIIAETGAGQHGVATATVCAMFGLECVVYMGKVDMERQALNVFRMESLGATVVPVTVGQQTLKEAVNEAMRDWVTNIRSTHYILGSALGSHPYPMMVRDFQSVIGVEARKQILKAEGRLPNAIIACVGGGSNAIGLFHPFIEDEDVRMIGVEAGGFGIDGGMHAARFAQDKIGILQGTKTYVLQDGDGQIALTHSISAGLDYAAVGPEHSLLRDLGRAEYSFVTDEEAVDGFDKLSQWEGILPALESSHAVAWIIKNAGQFAKDELLIVNVSGRGDKDVMQLAEWKAKQNS; encoded by the coding sequence ATGAAACCGACCCAACCTGATAGTCACGGCCATTTTGGCGCCTATGGCGGAATGTTTGTTCCGGAAACGCTGATGGAGCCGTTGAATGAATTGACGCGCGTCTACAAGATGGTGCGCAAGGATCCGGAGTTCAAAAAGGAGCTTCAGTATTATTTGCGCGAGTATGTTGGCCGTCCGACGCCGCTCTATTTCGCGGAGCGCATGACGGAGCAGCTGGGCACCGCCAAGATCTACCTGAAACGCGAAGACCTCTGCCATACGGGCGCGCATAAGATCAACAACTCGATGGGGCAGATCCTGCTGGCGAAGCGGATGGGCAAGAAGCGCATCATTGCGGAAACGGGGGCGGGGCAGCATGGCGTTGCCACGGCAACCGTCTGTGCCATGTTCGGCCTCGAGTGCGTGGTCTACATGGGCAAGGTCGATATGGAACGGCAGGCGCTGAATGTTTTCCGCATGGAGAGCCTGGGCGCCACGGTGGTGCCGGTAACCGTTGGCCAGCAGACGCTGAAGGAAGCAGTGAACGAGGCGATGCGCGACTGGGTGACCAACATCCGCTCCACCCACTACATTCTCGGTTCCGCCCTCGGCTCGCATCCCTATCCCATGATGGTGCGCGATTTCCAGAGCGTGATCGGCGTCGAGGCCCGCAAGCAGATTTTGAAGGCGGAAGGCCGTTTGCCCAACGCCATCATCGCCTGTGTCGGTGGCGGCAGCAATGCGATCGGCCTGTTCCACCCGTTCATCGAGGACGAGGATGTCCGCATGATTGGCGTGGAAGCCGGCGGCTTCGGGATTGATGGCGGCATGCACGCCGCGCGTTTTGCCCAGGACAAGATCGGTATTTTGCAGGGCACCAAAACCTATGTACTGCAGGATGGCGACGGCCAGATTGCGCTGACCCATTCCATCAGCGCCGGCTTGGACTATGCCGCCGTCGGCCCCGAGCACAGCTTGCTGCGCGACCTCGGCCGCGCCGAATATTCCTTTGTCACCGACGAAGAGGCGGTGGATGGCTTCGACAAGCTTTCGCAGTGGGAGGGGATTCTCCCGGCACTCGAAAGCTCGCATGCAGTTGCCTGGATCATCAAGAATGCCGGGCAGTTCGCCAAGGACGAGCTCCTGATCGTCAACGTCTCCGGTCGCGGCGACAAGGATGTGATGCAGCTTGCCGAGTGGAAGGCCAAGCAGAACAGCTAA
- the thyA gene encoding thymidylate synthase has product MNIDQVYKQVVEKVLREGKKKTNRTATDTIAVSGCMIDYDMANGFPLLTTKKMAWKTIRVELEGFIKGVTDKSWFQERDCKIWNEWCTPAKVPYGHDEATYQAMAEEKDLGPIYGFQWRNFNGRYEFGAEKLDGGIDQLAKAIEALKTNPDSRRILVNAWNPQQLDQMALVPCHYSYQLLCNDGVLDLLWNQRSCDIFLGIPFNIASYGLLLELVAKECGMKAGKLIGFLGDAHVYVNHQAQLDEQLKREPYAPPRLMLDGYNSIFDWEWQHATLDGYECHPSIKGEVAV; this is encoded by the coding sequence ATGAATATTGATCAGGTCTACAAACAGGTTGTTGAAAAAGTTCTCCGGGAGGGAAAAAAGAAAACCAACCGGACGGCCACGGATACCATTGCCGTGAGCGGCTGCATGATTGATTACGACATGGCCAACGGCTTCCCGCTGCTCACGACCAAAAAAATGGCGTGGAAGACCATTCGGGTCGAACTGGAGGGATTCATCAAAGGTGTGACCGATAAATCGTGGTTCCAGGAGCGCGATTGCAAAATCTGGAACGAATGGTGCACACCGGCCAAAGTGCCCTACGGCCACGACGAGGCCACCTACCAAGCCATGGCCGAGGAAAAAGACCTCGGCCCGATCTACGGTTTCCAGTGGCGTAACTTTAACGGCCGGTATGAATTCGGAGCCGAAAAGTTGGATGGCGGCATCGATCAGCTGGCGAAGGCCATCGAAGCGCTCAAGACCAATCCCGACAGCCGCCGCATCCTCGTGAATGCCTGGAATCCGCAGCAACTCGACCAGATGGCGCTGGTTCCCTGCCATTATTCCTATCAGCTGCTCTGCAACGACGGCGTGCTCGATCTGCTCTGGAACCAACGGTCGTGCGACATCTTTCTCGGCATCCCCTTCAACATAGCTTCGTACGGCCTGCTGCTGGAGCTGGTCGCCAAGGAGTGCGGCATGAAAGCCGGCAAACTGATCGGCTTCCTCGGCGATGCCCATGTCTATGTAAACCATCAGGCGCAGCTGGATGAGCAGCTGAAGCGCGAACCCTATGCCCCGCCAAGGCTCATGCTTGACGGCTACAACTCGATCTTCGACTGGGAGTGGCAACACGCCACCCTAGACGGCTACGAATGCCATCCCTCCATCAAAGGCGAGGTCGCGGTATAA
- a CDS encoding AraC family transcriptional regulator: protein MSKQQIKQLIENRVGEDGVVETGVKGVQLFRVTEPLRCAPAVYEPTVVAIVNGAKEALLDGKRYVYDSSQYMCCPMSMPVEAGTPSASPDNPLLGVMIALDTRVMTELAIEMESAAGAIRPPRGGPLPQGFALARWDDAFTEALLRLLRLGDSPADTAVLGNGRLREVYYAVLKGDAGDAARRAFGVGNEIARAIEYVSSSLGKSVTIEDMATQAGMSRAVFHRKFKQATTMSPIQFVKSMRLNSAAMKIVGGTTVNEAAMDVGYASSSQFSREFKRMYGQSPRQWSHSSQVPAGMV, encoded by the coding sequence ATGAGCAAACAACAAATAAAGCAACTCATTGAAAACAGGGTCGGCGAGGATGGCGTGGTGGAAACCGGGGTGAAGGGCGTGCAGCTCTTCCGGGTTACCGAGCCGCTTCGCTGCGCCCCCGCGGTGTACGAACCCACCGTGGTGGCCATCGTGAACGGGGCCAAGGAAGCCCTGTTGGATGGGAAAAGATATGTGTACGACAGCAGCCAATACATGTGCTGCCCCATGTCGATGCCGGTCGAGGCGGGGACGCCCTCCGCTTCGCCGGACAATCCCCTCCTGGGCGTGATGATTGCCCTCGATACGCGCGTGATGACCGAACTGGCCATTGAGATGGAAAGTGCCGCCGGTGCCATCCGGCCGCCTCGGGGCGGCCCACTCCCGCAGGGGTTTGCACTCGCCCGCTGGGACGACGCATTCACCGAAGCGCTGTTGCGGCTGCTTCGGCTGGGGGATAGCCCGGCGGATACGGCGGTACTTGGGAACGGTCGGCTGCGGGAGGTCTATTATGCTGTATTGAAGGGGGATGCGGGGGATGCCGCACGGCGTGCTTTCGGAGTCGGCAATGAAATCGCCCGCGCAATCGAGTATGTGTCTTCCAGCTTGGGTAAATCGGTCACCATCGAGGATATGGCCACACAGGCGGGGATGAGCCGGGCCGTGTTCCACCGCAAATTCAAGCAAGCGACCACGATGTCGCCCATCCAGTTCGTGAAATCCATGCGACTCAACAGCGCCGCCATGAAAATTGTTGGAGGAACGACTGTGAACGAAGCGGCGATGGATGTGGGCTACGCAAGCTCCTCCCAATTCAGCCGCGAGTTCAAGCGCATGTACGGGCAGTCTCCTCGGCAATGGAGCCACTCCAGTCAAGTCCCCGCGGGAATGGTGTGA
- a CDS encoding dihydrofolate reductase, with amino-acid sequence MIAIVARSENGVIGKDGGLPWRCKGDLQFFKRTTMDRKIVVGRTTFEGLPPLKGRDIYVLTRNPDARFENATAVSNPADVPADAIICGGAAIYDLMIPQCDQLLVTTVKKAVEGDTFFNSQWLDGFEPTETIEETDEYSIVSYKRNL; translated from the coding sequence ATGATTGCGATTGTTGCCCGGTCTGAAAACGGAGTTATTGGCAAAGACGGCGGTCTGCCGTGGCGTTGCAAAGGCGACCTCCAGTTTTTCAAGCGCACCACCATGGATCGAAAGATTGTCGTCGGCCGCACCACCTTTGAAGGCCTTCCGCCGCTGAAAGGGCGCGATATCTACGTCCTGACCCGCAATCCGGATGCCCGATTTGAAAATGCCACCGCCGTTTCCAATCCCGCCGACGTCCCGGCCGATGCCATCATCTGCGGCGGCGCGGCGATCTATGACCTGATGATTCCCCAGTGCGACCAGCTACTGGTGACCACCGTCAAGAAAGCGGTCGAGGGCGATACCTTTTTCAATTCCCAATGGCTGGACGGTTTTGAGCCGACGGAAACCATCGAAGAGACTGACGAATATTCGATTGTTTCATATAAGCGTAATCTGTAG
- a CDS encoding phosphoribosylanthranilate isomerase — MDPFIKICGICSEGDLGQISALRPNALGFIQWPKSKRYIAPETVGQWETPEGIRRVGVFVAPSEAELAHAAQHARLDVLQIHRISSGWKLDRELFKGLEVWCALKPDELYFSEAGFPFDRYLLDSYDPKTIGGTGETCDWEKAQTLVRSLEIPILLAGGLTPQNVATAIRQVKPWGVDVSSGVEIEPGVKDIAKVEAFIDAAREA; from the coding sequence ATGGACCCGTTCATCAAGATCTGCGGAATCTGCTCGGAGGGCGACCTCGGGCAGATTTCTGCATTAAGGCCCAACGCGCTCGGTTTCATCCAATGGCCGAAATCCAAGCGCTATATCGCCCCCGAAACCGTTGGCCAATGGGAAACGCCCGAAGGCATCCGGCGCGTCGGCGTATTCGTGGCCCCCTCCGAGGCCGAACTCGCCCACGCCGCGCAGCACGCCCGGCTCGATGTCCTCCAGATCCACCGCATTTCCAGCGGATGGAAACTCGACCGCGAACTCTTCAAGGGACTCGAGGTCTGGTGCGCCCTCAAGCCCGACGAACTCTACTTTTCCGAAGCCGGATTCCCGTTCGACCGCTATCTGCTAGACTCCTACGACCCCAAAACCATCGGCGGAACCGGCGAAACGTGCGACTGGGAAAAAGCCCAAACCCTCGTCCGCTCGCTTGAGATCCCGATCCTGCTCGCCGGCGGCCTCACCCCCCAAAACGTCGCAACGGCCATTCGCCAGGTTAAGCCGTGGGGCGTCGATGTCAGCTCCGGCGTCGAAATCGAACCCGGCGTAAAGGACATCGCCAAGGTCGAAGCCTTCATCGACGCCGCCCGGGAAGCCTGA
- a CDS encoding aldolase catalytic domain-containing protein, translated as MTQAKNSSSEASDKSAGWVTFDPNLKILDCTIRDGGLCNNHQFEEGFFQRIYETCVAGGIDYMEVGYKADKKLFAGTGCGPWKYSDEEDIRREVGENDTGVKLSVMADTGRTNPSDILPKSESVIDLIRVATYIHQIPAALEIVKDAKQKGYEVALNLMAVSTVPDYELDNGLDVIAQVDEIDFLYVVDSFGSLYYEQVGDLIERYKKTGKTLGIHAHNNQQLAYSNTIYAAINGVKLLDTTMMGMGRGAGNCATELMVGFLKNPKFSLRPILRFVQETMYPLSQEIDWGYSVPYMITGHYNEHPRSAIALRDGDRKDDYVGFYDEIAAI; from the coding sequence ATGACTCAAGCAAAGAATAGCAGCAGTGAAGCATCGGATAAAAGCGCCGGATGGGTCACGTTCGACCCCAATCTGAAAATCTTGGACTGCACGATACGAGACGGCGGGCTCTGCAACAACCACCAGTTTGAAGAAGGGTTTTTCCAGCGAATCTACGAGACCTGCGTCGCGGGCGGAATCGACTATATGGAAGTGGGCTACAAGGCCGACAAGAAGCTGTTTGCCGGAACCGGATGCGGCCCCTGGAAATATTCCGACGAGGAGGACATCCGCCGGGAAGTGGGGGAAAACGATACCGGGGTGAAGCTCAGCGTAATGGCCGATACCGGACGCACCAACCCTTCCGACATCCTGCCGAAGAGTGAAAGCGTGATTGACCTCATCCGCGTGGCGACCTATATCCACCAGATTCCCGCCGCATTGGAAATCGTGAAGGATGCGAAGCAGAAGGGCTACGAAGTGGCCCTCAACCTGATGGCGGTCTCCACCGTCCCCGACTACGAGCTCGACAACGGCCTCGACGTCATTGCCCAGGTCGATGAAATCGACTTCCTCTATGTGGTCGATAGCTTTGGCTCCCTCTACTACGAACAGGTTGGCGACCTGATCGAGCGCTACAAGAAAACCGGCAAAACCCTCGGCATCCATGCGCACAACAACCAGCAGTTGGCCTATTCCAACACCATCTACGCGGCCATCAACGGCGTGAAGCTGCTCGATACCACCATGATGGGCATGGGACGTGGCGCGGGCAACTGCGCGACCGAACTGATGGTCGGGTTCCTCAAGAACCCCAAGTTCAGCCTGCGCCCCATCCTGCGGTTTGTCCAGGAAACCATGTACCCGCTCAGCCAGGAAATCGACTGGGGCTACAGCGTCCCCTACATGATCACCGGCCACTACAACGAGCATCCGCGTTCCGCCATCGCCCTGCGCGATGGCGACCGCAAGGACGACTATGTCGGGTTCTACGACGAAATCGCAGCCATTTAG
- a CDS encoding SDR family oxidoreductase, whose product MTTKQKFGPKGWTPERLGSLDGKTYVITGANTGAGFEATRVLLSKGASVVMLNRNAEKSSAAIATLKQEFGVAADVTFVRMDLAVLDSVREAAAEVLEKVPQIDALICNGAIAQVAKQEITVDGFESQLGVNHFGHFLLCGLLFECIEKSEGRIVVVGSNAYKMGLKKIQFEDLNFDKKYTAWNSYAQSKLAQMMFAYELQRRIQAAGKSVQVRVCHPGASRTNLLKDTASVFNKIVWAILSRIIAQSAERGSWPEVMCATEEGLKPEALYGPTQRADTVGPVGECPLDGVALSQEMATKLWTLSEQKTSLGWTL is encoded by the coding sequence ATGACCACCAAACAAAAATTTGGCCCCAAGGGCTGGACGCCGGAGCGGCTCGGCTCCCTCGATGGAAAAACCTATGTCATCACCGGCGCCAACACCGGTGCGGGATTTGAGGCAACACGGGTGCTCTTGTCCAAGGGCGCAAGCGTAGTGATGCTGAACCGCAACGCCGAGAAGTCATCCGCCGCGATCGCGACGCTTAAACAGGAATTCGGCGTTGCCGCTGACGTGACGTTCGTGCGTATGGACCTGGCAGTGCTGGATTCCGTGCGCGAAGCGGCGGCGGAGGTACTGGAGAAGGTTCCCCAAATCGACGCGCTTATCTGCAACGGCGCCATTGCGCAGGTGGCCAAGCAGGAGATCACCGTGGACGGCTTTGAAAGCCAACTCGGCGTGAACCACTTCGGTCATTTCCTCCTGTGTGGCTTGCTCTTCGAGTGTATTGAAAAGTCGGAGGGGCGCATCGTGGTGGTCGGCAGCAACGCGTATAAAATGGGGCTGAAGAAGATTCAGTTCGAAGACCTCAACTTCGACAAGAAGTACACCGCCTGGAATTCCTATGCCCAGAGCAAGCTCGCGCAGATGATGTTCGCCTACGAATTACAGCGCCGGATCCAGGCTGCGGGCAAGAGCGTCCAGGTTCGGGTCTGCCATCCCGGCGCGTCACGAACGAATCTGTTGAAGGATACGGCCAGCGTCTTCAACAAGATCGTTTGGGCCATACTCTCCCGCATCATCGCACAATCCGCCGAGCGGGGCTCCTGGCCGGAAGTGATGTGCGCAACGGAGGAAGGGTTGAAGCCGGAAGCCTTGTATGGTCCGACCCAAAGAGCGGATACGGTCGGCCCCGTCGGCGAGTGCCCGCTGGATGGGGTGGCCCTGAGCCAGGAAATGGCCACCAAACTCTGGACGCTCTCCGAGCAGAAAACGTCTCTGGGCTGGACGTTGTAG
- a CDS encoding LpxI family protein — MNDVPESLIIVAGRDAYPRMLAKAARAAGVTRIVVVGFKGETNREMVALADEYHSLPLGSFQLFLDTLAATGIKHAVLVGQIGMHNVFRLRLDKLAKELYRSLETRNAHTIFGTAADEIEKLGIEVLPGNSFMECYTPKVGQLGQRAPTERELADIELGLKLVKGTSEFEIGQTVAIKDGIIIAVEAWEGTNQTIKRAGKVGKAGCVIVKVPKAGHDMRFDIPVVGAKTFKVMKKAKISCLAVEAGKTILLEKEKLITLADQYNIAFIAVRTDEKQNN; from the coding sequence ATGAACGATGTACCGGAATCACTGATCATAGTCGCCGGGCGCGATGCCTATCCGCGGATGCTGGCCAAGGCCGCGCGTGCGGCGGGGGTGACGCGCATTGTCGTGGTGGGGTTCAAGGGCGAGACCAACCGCGAAATGGTGGCGCTGGCCGACGAATACCATTCGTTGCCGCTGGGAAGTTTTCAGTTGTTTCTCGATACGTTGGCCGCCACCGGAATCAAGCATGCGGTTTTGGTGGGCCAGATTGGAATGCACAATGTGTTCCGCCTTCGCCTGGATAAGTTGGCAAAGGAATTGTATCGCTCGCTCGAAACACGCAATGCCCATACGATTTTCGGCACGGCGGCGGACGAGATTGAAAAGCTCGGCATCGAAGTGCTGCCGGGCAACTCGTTTATGGAATGCTATACGCCCAAGGTCGGGCAGCTCGGCCAACGCGCGCCGACCGAACGCGAACTGGCCGACATTGAACTGGGCCTCAAGTTGGTGAAGGGCACCAGCGAATTCGAGATCGGCCAGACGGTCGCCATCAAGGACGGCATTATTATTGCGGTCGAGGCCTGGGAGGGCACCAACCAGACCATCAAGCGCGCGGGAAAAGTTGGCAAGGCCGGATGCGTCATCGTCAAGGTGCCGAAAGCCGGCCACGACATGCGCTTCGATATTCCAGTGGTCGGCGCCAAAACCTTCAAGGTGATGAAGAAGGCCAAGATTTCCTGCCTGGCGGTAGAGGCCGGCAAAACCATCCTGCTTGAAAAGGAAAAGCTCATCACCTTGGCCGACCAATACAACATCGCCTTTATTGCGGTGCGGACGGATGAAAAACAGAATAATTAG
- a CDS encoding glutamate--tRNA ligase family protein, translated as MLTRFAPSLTGYLHLGHVLHMLYVWGIAKLNSAKVLCRIEDHDLARARPEYEAAILENLQWLGFVPDLGLRAGTEAAPDSDFRQSDCSAHYETVLQTLQDRNLVYGCDCSRKQILERAGGAASASSDASPELHYPGTCAGKNLPLQGNTVRFRTHDGETIFHDLKLGEQRQTPRNQCGDFSLRDRQGQWTYQFACVCDDIRQGVGLVIRGEDILFSTARQIQLFNTLEASVPQYCHHPLLHDAAGKKLSKRQRSDSISRMREAGATPGQIIGQALFQAGLAPDSSPLSPASAIEKYIIQHPRSW; from the coding sequence ATGCTCACGCGTTTCGCGCCCAGCCTAACCGGCTACCTCCACCTCGGCCACGTCCTGCACATGCTCTACGTCTGGGGCATCGCCAAGCTCAACAGCGCAAAAGTCCTCTGCCGCATCGAAGACCACGACCTCGCCCGCGCCCGCCCCGAATACGAAGCCGCCATCCTCGAAAACCTCCAATGGCTCGGCTTTGTGCCCGACCTCGGCCTCCGTGCCGGAACGGAGGCCGCCCCGGACTCGGATTTCCGCCAAAGCGACTGCTCCGCCCACTACGAAACCGTCCTCCAAACCTTGCAGGATCGCAATCTCGTATACGGGTGCGACTGTAGCCGCAAGCAAATCCTCGAACGGGCCGGAGGGGCGGCATCGGCCTCTTCAGACGCCTCCCCCGAACTCCACTATCCCGGAACCTGCGCCGGCAAAAACCTTCCGCTCCAAGGAAACACCGTCCGCTTCAGGACCCACGATGGCGAAACCATCTTCCACGACCTCAAGCTCGGCGAACAACGCCAAACCCCGCGCAACCAATGCGGCGACTTTTCCCTCCGCGACCGCCAAGGTCAGTGGACATACCAATTCGCCTGCGTCTGCGACGACATCCGCCAAGGCGTTGGTCTCGTCATCCGCGGCGAAGACATCCTCTTCAGCACCGCCCGCCAGATCCAGCTGTTCAACACGCTCGAAGCTTCGGTTCCCCAATATTGCCACCATCCGCTCCTCCACGATGCCGCAGGAAAAAAACTAAGCAAACGCCAACGCTCAGATAGCATCAGCCGGATGCGCGAAGCCGGCGCCACCCCCGGGCAAATCATCGGCCAAGCCCTCTTCCAGGCCGGCCTGGCCCCGGATTCCTCCCCGCTTTCCCCGGCCTCCGCCATCGAAAAGTATATCATCCAGCACCCACGATCGTGGTAG
- the lpxB gene encoding lipid-A-disaccharide synthase yields MKRSILVVAGEVSGDLHAAGAVRAVKARSPETVFWGIGGDHLKAEGVELLQHTDRMGVMGIVEVLKQYSFFKGVLKQVLDEVDQRKPDAALLVDYPGFNLRLAAELKKRGVKVYYYISPKVWAWNKKRIPKMAQVIDRLMVIFPFEVELFEGTGLQVDFVGNPLVEQIDEFLASEPMALPWQSERLIALLPGSRRQEIERILPSILSAAKKLEAQFPDVSFLIASPNERIEKLVHEEISRCSEKPARLDVVCGHAREVMRQAEAAIVTSGTATLETALIGTPHILVYKTSAFTYWFAKSVVKISHIGLVNIIAGKTVCPELIQDEASPAAMAEQSARLMADTPEQQAMLAGYAEVRRLLGAESAAANVARIICAEARDGV; encoded by the coding sequence ATGAAGAGATCGATTCTAGTGGTGGCGGGGGAGGTGTCGGGCGACCTGCATGCGGCGGGAGCCGTGCGGGCGGTCAAAGCCCGCTCGCCCGAGACCGTCTTCTGGGGCATCGGCGGCGACCACCTCAAGGCCGAAGGCGTCGAGCTGCTGCAGCATACCGACCGCATGGGCGTGATGGGCATTGTCGAGGTCTTGAAACAATACTCCTTTTTCAAAGGTGTCCTGAAACAGGTGCTCGACGAAGTGGACCAGCGCAAACCCGATGCCGCGCTGTTGGTGGACTATCCCGGTTTTAACCTACGCCTCGCCGCCGAGTTGAAAAAGCGCGGTGTGAAGGTCTACTACTATATCTCGCCGAAAGTCTGGGCGTGGAACAAAAAGCGTATTCCGAAGATGGCGCAGGTGATCGACCGCCTGATGGTCATTTTCCCGTTCGAGGTGGAGCTGTTCGAGGGCACCGGCCTGCAGGTCGATTTTGTCGGCAACCCGCTGGTGGAGCAGATCGACGAATTCCTGGCATCGGAGCCAATGGCATTGCCGTGGCAATCCGAGCGACTGATCGCCTTGCTGCCCGGCAGCCGACGGCAGGAGATCGAGCGGATTCTGCCCTCCATTCTTTCCGCCGCGAAAAAGTTGGAAGCCCAGTTCCCCGATGTTTCGTTCCTGATTGCCTCGCCCAATGAACGAATCGAAAAACTCGTACATGAGGAAATTTCCCGTTGTTCCGAGAAGCCAGCCCGGCTGGATGTGGTTTGCGGCCATGCACGCGAAGTGATGCGGCAGGCCGAGGCGGCCATCGTGACCTCCGGCACGGCCACCCTCGAGACCGCGCTGATCGGCACCCCGCACATCCTCGTCTATAAAACCAGCGCCTTCACCTATTGGTTCGCCAAGTCGGTCGTAAAGATTTCCCATATTGGGCTGGTGAACATTATTGCCGGGAAAACCGTCTGCCCGGAGTTGATCCAGGATGAGGCTTCGCCGGCAGCCATGGCGGAGCAATCCGCACGGCTCATGGCCGACACGCCGGAGCAGCAAGCGATGCTCGCAGGCTATGCCGAAGTCCGCCGACTCCTCGGAGCAGAAAGCGCCGCGGCGAATGTTGCCCGTATCATTTGCGCCGAAGCCCGGGACGGCGTTTGA
- a CDS encoding PaaX family transcriptional regulator C-terminal domain-containing protein: MDWISFHHPDWSLPVVRRRAQEEWLDLVEDLAEILTTGGRVHFWKSTYPNLRAYHNSMSRLRGAGLLVRHENDGKLPHLKLTALGQAALPEYHFPEKLWNTKWNGIWYTLVFDVPEKERHYRDTLRKFLKRMRMGCLQKSVWISPRDIRPEYDDLERAANVNAVSYLLESRTVLHHEAIEMVENSWNFDWLKELHERYLSVFSGNLRVLEETDHDEAALLHLLRQESEAYLQCMRPDPLLPSELLPKGYRGKAVYELHKTVRSAIGRQLEKYIIQHPRS, encoded by the coding sequence ATGGACTGGATAAGTTTCCATCACCCGGACTGGTCGCTACCCGTTGTACGGCGTCGGGCGCAGGAGGAATGGCTGGATTTGGTCGAGGATCTCGCAGAAATCCTGACGACCGGCGGCAGGGTGCACTTTTGGAAAAGCACCTACCCGAACCTGCGGGCCTACCACAACTCCATGTCCCGGCTTCGCGGTGCCGGCTTGCTGGTACGGCACGAAAACGACGGGAAACTCCCCCATCTAAAGCTCACCGCCCTGGGCCAGGCCGCTCTTCCGGAATACCACTTCCCGGAAAAGCTCTGGAACACCAAATGGAACGGAATCTGGTACACCCTGGTGTTCGATGTTCCGGAAAAGGAGCGGCACTACCGCGACACCCTCCGCAAATTCCTGAAACGGATGCGGATGGGTTGCCTGCAAAAAAGCGTCTGGATTTCCCCGCGCGACATTCGCCCCGAGTACGACGACCTTGAACGCGCCGCCAATGTGAATGCCGTCTCCTACCTGCTCGAATCCCGCACCGTCCTGCATCACGAGGCCATCGAAATGGTGGAAAACAGCTGGAATTTCGACTGGCTCAAGGAGCTGCACGAACGTTATCTGTCGGTGTTTTCCGGAAACCTCCGGGTGCTCGAGGAAACCGACCACGATGAAGCCGCGTTGCTGCACCTTCTTCGCCAGGAATCGGAGGCCTATCTCCAATGCATGCGCCCGGATCCCCTGCTTCCCTCCGAACTCCTGCCCAAGGGCTATCGGGGAAAAGCGGTTTATGAACTGCACAAAACCGTGCGGTCCGCCATCGGCCGGCAACTGGAAAAGTATATCATCCAGCACCCACGATCGTAG
- a CDS encoding FMN-dependent NADH-azoreductase gives MNVLHVCANPKPTEESVSKQLAAAFFGKLIELKPEVELVNVNLYDEKPPFYSYELYRAVWNPVFEEGYEPSKVEEMAMNYASKQAELFNAADVLVLTMPMWNFSSPAIMKAWTDQILCPGLTFEMAENGVKPLHKIKSVVLLVASGGIYKEDDARDALTRQALTAFDFIGIEDFEIVWADGQNPMFNANCEERKEMAIEAAIEIAEDIAELDLAPASEEADPE, from the coding sequence ATGAATGTTTTGCATGTTTGCGCCAACCCGAAGCCGACCGAAGAGTCGGTTTCCAAGCAGCTCGCCGCCGCCTTCTTTGGCAAGCTGATCGAGCTGAAGCCGGAAGTCGAGCTGGTCAATGTCAACCTATACGACGAAAAACCGCCGTTCTATTCCTACGAGCTTTACCGCGCCGTTTGGAATCCCGTCTTCGAGGAAGGCTACGAGCCGTCCAAGGTGGAAGAGATGGCCATGAACTATGCCTCCAAGCAGGCCGAACTCTTCAATGCCGCCGACGTACTCGTTCTCACCATGCCCATGTGGAACTTCTCGTCCCCGGCCATCATGAAAGCCTGGACCGACCAGATCCTCTGCCCCGGCCTTACCTTCGAAATGGCCGAAAACGGCGTCAAGCCCCTCCATAAGATCAAGAGCGTGGTGCTGCTGGTGGCTTCCGGCGGAATCTATAAGGAAGACGACGCCCGCGATGCCCTCACCCGCCAGGCCCTCACTGCCTTCGACTTCATCGGCATCGAAGATTTCGAAATCGTCTGGGCCGACGGCCAGAACCCCATGTTCAATGCAAACTGCGAAGAGCGCAAGGAAATGGCCATCGAGGCCGCGATCGAAATCGCCGAAGACATCGCCGAACTCGACCTGGCGCCGGCCTCCGAAGAGGCTGACCCCGAATAA